In one Mucilaginibacter ginsenosidivorax genomic region, the following are encoded:
- a CDS encoding glycosyltransferase family 2 protein, translated as MNELNKEKEQPLVSIITIVYNGDAYIEQCIQSIVNQVYKKIQYIIIDGGSTDNSINIINKYRTHIDVFVTEKDRGISDAFNKGIQKATGDIIGILNSDDIYNEFAVQSVVDAYLANEKKEAVYYGDILYFNDKNSFELIADADRLWRVMSIFHPSTFICKSIYDRLGGYLEEFKYAMDSEFIHRCLFNKIPFIHINKTLANFRLAGTSDRNYKKSHKEFYLSVKKYNYGLYAEWYFYWNVFKKIVLNTTIGQYLNKRRDLLSWLLAGKLKK; from the coding sequence ATGAACGAATTGAATAAGGAAAAAGAGCAGCCTTTGGTATCCATAATTACCATCGTTTACAATGGCGACGCTTACATTGAACAATGCATTCAAAGCATCGTTAATCAAGTATATAAAAAAATCCAATACATAATTATTGATGGCGGATCTACAGACAATTCTATTAACATTATTAACAAATATCGTACGCACATAGATGTTTTTGTAACGGAAAAAGACAGGGGCATTAGTGACGCATTTAACAAAGGAATTCAAAAAGCCACAGGTGATATCATTGGCATCCTTAACAGTGATGATATATATAATGAATTTGCAGTGCAAAGTGTTGTAGACGCTTATTTGGCTAATGAAAAGAAGGAAGCTGTTTACTATGGCGATATTTTGTACTTTAACGATAAAAACAGTTTTGAGCTGATTGCTGACGCTGATAGATTATGGAGGGTAATGTCTATTTTTCATCCCTCCACTTTCATTTGTAAGTCGATATACGATAGGTTAGGTGGGTATTTGGAAGAGTTTAAATACGCTATGGACAGCGAATTCATTCACCGCTGTTTGTTCAATAAAATACCATTTATCCACATAAATAAAACGCTGGCCAATTTCAGGCTGGCCGGGACCAGCGACAGAAACTATAAAAAAAGTCACAAAGAGTTTTATTTATCGGTAAAAAAATACAATTACGGACTATATGCCGAGTGGTATTTTTATTGGAATGTGTTCAAAAAAATAGTGCTGAATACTACAATCGGGCAATATTTAAACAAAAGACGGGATTTGTTATCGTGGCTGTTGGCCG